The Streptomyces fungicidicus nucleotide sequence GCAACACCATCGTCCTCAAGCCCGCCGAACTCACCCCGCTGACCTCGCTCCTCTTCGCGCAGGCCGCCACCGACGCCGGAATCCCGGACGGTGTCGTCAACATCGTCACCGGCACCGGCAAGGAGGCAGGCGAGCACCTGGTCGGCCACCCCGACGTGGCCATGACCTCCTTCACCGGCTCCACCGCAGTCGGCAAGCGGGTCGCCGAGATCGCCACCGCCGGCGTCAAGCGCCTCCACCTCGAACTCGGCGGCAAGGCGCCCTTCGTCGTCTTCGACGACGCCGACCTCGACGCCGCCGTCAACGGCGCGGTCGCGGGCGCGCTGATCAACACCGGGCAGGACTGCACGGCCGCCACCCGCGCCTATGTGCAACGCCCCCTCTACGAGGACTTCGTCGAGCGCACCGCCGCCCTGATGGAGACCGTCCGGCTCGGCGACCCCTTCGCCCCCGGTACCGACCTCGGCCCGCTGATCTCGCACGCCCAGCGCGACCGGGTGGCCGGCTTCGTCGACCGGGCGCGTGCCTACGCACGCGTGGTGACCGGCGGTGACGCGCCCCTGGGCGAGCTGGGGAACGGCGCGTACTATCGCCCCACGCTCATCGCCGACGCGGCGCAGGACAGCGAGGTCGTGCGGTCGGAGATCTTCGGTCCGGTGCTGGTCGTCCTGCCCTTCGACACCGACGACGAGGGCATCGCGCTGGCCAACGACACCCCGTACGGGCTCGCCGCCTCCGCCTGGAGCCGGGACGTGTACCGGACGGGCCGGGCCACCAGGGAGATCAAGGCGGGGTGTGTGTGGATCAACGACCACATCCCGATCATCAGCGAGATGCCGCACGGCGGTTACCGGGCGTCCGGCTTCGGCAAGGACATGTCCGCGTACTCCTTCGAGGAGTACACGCAGATCAAGCACGTCATGTTCGACAACACGGCGGTGGTCCGCAAGGACTGGCACCGCACCGTCTTCGGGGACCGATAGCAGCCCGGCCGCCCGACCCGCGGCCACACTCTCCCGAAAGGGCACCACGCGCATGGAGCAGTACGAGCCCGATCGCCTCTCCCCGGCCCAGGTGGCCGCCATGCGGCGCAGCTTCCGAAGCGGGCGGGCGGCCCTGACCCGCCGTTCCCTGCTGCGCGCCTCCGCGGGCGGCGCGCTCGCGGTGGGCGGCGGCGGGGCGCTGAGCGGCTGCGGCATCCCCGCGGCCGGAAACACCCAGGGCGGCGTCTCGGCGGAGGACCACTCCAAGGCGGAGAAGTCCGTGAACTTCTCCAACTGGACCGAGTACATGGACGTCGACGACAGCGGGCGCAACCACCCCACGCTGGACGCGTTCACGCGACGCACCGGCGTCAAGGTCAAGTACACCGAGGACATCAACGACAACAGCGAGTTCTTCGGCAAGGTCAAGCCGCAGCTCGCCGCGGGCCAGGACACCGGCCGCGACATCATCGTCCTCACCGACTGGCTGGCCGCCCGGCTGATCCGCCTCGGCTGGGTCCAGAAACTGGACCCGGCCAACCTGCCGAACGCGTTCACCAACCTCTCGGCCCAGTTCCGCAACCCCGACTGGGACCCGGGCCGCGCCTACTCGTACCCCTGGCAGGGCATCTCGACCGTCCTCGCCTACAACAAGAAGGCGCTGGACGGCGTCGAGGTGAGGACCCTCTCCGACCTGCTGGACAACCCCAGGCTCAAGGGCCGCGTCGGTCTGCTCACGGAGATGCGCGACACCGTCGGCATGGCGCTCCTCGACATGGACAAGGACCCGGCGAAGTTCTCCGCCGACGACTACGACGCGGCGATCGCCCGCCTGCAGAAGGCCGTCGACCGGAGCCAGATCCGCCGCTTCACCGGCAACGACTACACCGCCGACCTCACCAAGGGCGACCTCGCCGCCTGTCTGGCCTGGGCCGGGGACGTGGTCCAGCTCAAGGCGGACAACCCGGACATCGAGTTCGTGATCCCGGACAGCGGCTACATGACGTCCAGCGACAACATGCTGATCCCCAACAAGGCCCGGCACAAGACGAACGCCGAGCGGCTGATCGACTACTACTTCGAGCCGCAGCCGGCCGCCGAACTCGCCGCCTACATCAACTTCGTCTGTCCCGTCGACGGCGTGAAGGACCACCTCGCGCGGATCGACGAGGACGCGGCGAACAACCCGCTGATCCTCCCCGACAAGGCCATGCAGGCCAAGTCCCGTGCCTTCCGCTCCCTGAGCTCCAAGGAAGAGACGGCATTCGAAGAGAAGTTCGCGAAGCTCACTGGGGCGTGACGAGATGAAGACCACCAAAGACACCACCACGGCCGGCAACGGCGGCGGGGACGTCCGCCTCACCGGGATCAGCAAGACGTACGGCTCCTTCACCGCCGTGCACCCGCTCGACCTGACCGTCCCGCAGGGCTCCTTCTTCGCCCTGCTCGGCGCGTCCGGCTGCGGCAAGACCACCACCCTGCGGATGATCGCCGGCCTGGAGGAGCCCACCGCGGGCACCGTTCACCTCGGCGACCAGGACGTCACCGCGCTGCCGCCCTACAAGCGGCCGGTGAACACGGTCTTCCAGTCCTATGCCCTCTTCCCGCACCTCGACATCTTCGAGAACGTCGCCTTCGGTCTGCGCCGGCGCGGCATCAGGAGCGTGAAGAAGCAGGTCGAGGAGATGCTGGAACTGGTCCAGCTCGGCGAGCAGGCGCGCAAGAAGCCGCACCAGCTCTCCGGCGGCCAGCAGCAGCGCGTCGCCGTGGCCCGCGCGCTCATCAACCACCCCCGGGTGCTCCTCCTCGACGAACCGCTCGGCGCCCTCGACCTGAAGCTGCGCCGCCAGATGCAGCTGGAGCTCAAGCGCATCCAGACCGAGGTCGGCATCACCTTCGTGCACGTCACGCACGACCAGGAGGAGGCCATGACCATGGCCGACACGGTCGCCGTGATGAACGCCGGCCGGGTCGAGCAGCTCGGCCCGCCCACCGAGCTCTACGAGAACCCGCGCACCACCTTCGTCGCCAACTTCCTCGGCACCTCCAACTTCATCGAGGCCGAGGTCGACACCAGGTCCGGCGGCGAGATCGTCCTCAAGGCGGGCGGCGGCAAGCTGGTGCTGCCCGAGGCCCGCAACAGCGCGCCCACGACGACCGGCGGCAAGGTGCTGGTCGGCGTACGCCCGGAGAAGATCTCCCTCACCCACGCCGACGACGCCGGCGGGATACCCGACGGCCGCAACCGCATCACCGGCCGGATCGCCGACTCCAGCTTCATCGGCGTCTCCACGCAGTTCGTCGTCGACAGCCCCGTCTGCACCGACTTCGAGGTCTACGTCCAGAACATCGACCGCGACGCCCGGCTGGTGCCCGGCGCCGAGGTCGTCCTGCACTGGAACCCGGCGCACACCTTCGGCCTGGACGCCGCCCAGTCCCTGCTCGCCGGGACAGTGAACTCCGCGGACGTCGAGACGGTCGAGGAAGAGGTCGCCTGATGGCCACGGCCACCGAGGCGCCACCCCTGGCGCCCGCCTCGGAGAAGGAGCCACCCCGCAGGCGGGGCCGCTGGACGCCGTACTGGCTGCTGCTGCCCGGCCTGCTCTGGCTGGTGGTGTTCTTCGCGCTGCCGGTGATCTACCAGGCCTCCACGTCCGTGCAGACGGGCTCCCTGGAGGAGGGCTACAAGGTCACCTGGCACTTCGCCACCTACTGGGACGCGCTGTCCGAGTACTGGCCGCAGTTCGTCCGCTCGGTGCTCTACGCCGCCTCCGCGACCGTGCTGTGCCTGCTGCTCGGCTACCCGCTGGCGTACCTCATCGCCTTCCGGGCGGGACGCTGGCGGAACCTGATCATGATCCTGGTGATCGCGCCGTTCTTCACCAGCTTCCTCATCCGCACCCTCGCCTGGAAGACGATCCTCGCCGACAGCGGCCCGGTGGTCGACGTCCTGAACACCCTGCACGTCCTGGACGTCACGGCATGGCTCGGCTGGACCGCCGGCGACCGGGTGCTCGCCACCCCGCTCGCGGTGGTGTGCGGTCTGACGTACAACTTCCTGCCGTTCATGATCCTGCCGCTCTACACCTCGCTGGAGCGCATCGACCCCCGGCTGCACGAGGCGGCGAACGACCTCTACGCCAAGCCGTCGACCACCTTCCGCCGGGTCACCTTCCCGCTGTCGATGCCGGGCGTGGTCTCCGGCACGCTGCTGACCTTCATCCCGGCGTCCGGCGACTACATCAACTCGGACCTGCTCGGCTCCACCGAGACCCGCATGGCCGGCAACGTGATCCAGTCGCAGTTCCTGCGGATCCTCGACTATCCGACGGCCGCCGCGCTCTCCTTCATCCTCATGGCCGCGATCCTCGTCATGGTCACCCTCTACATCCGCAAGTCCGGGACGGAGGATCTGGTCTAGATGACCCTCGTCAACTGGCTCAAGCGCCATCTCGTCGTCATCGCGGGGCTGCTGACCCTCGGATATCTGCTCCTTCCGAACGTCGTCGTCACCGTGTTCTCCTTCAACAACCCCAAGGGGCGCTTCAACTACGAATGGCAGGAGTTCTCCACGGAGGCGTGGCGGGACCCCTGCGGCGTCTCCGGACTGTGCGGTTCGCTCACCCTCAGCCTCCAGATCGCGCTCTGGGCGACGCTCGGCGCCACCCTGCTCGGCACGATGATCGCCTTCGCGCTGGTCCGCTACCGCTTCCGCGCCCGCGGCGCGGTGAACTCGCTGATCTTCCTGCCGATGGCGATGCCCGAGGTGGTGATGGCGGCCTCGCTGCTCACCCTGTTCCTCAACATGGGCGCCCAGCTGGGCTTCTGGACGATCCTGATCGCCCACATCATGTTCTGCCTCAGCTTCGTCGTGGTCGCCGTGAAGGCGCGCGTGATGTCGATGGACCCCCGTCTGGAGCAGGCCGCGCAGGACCTGTACGCCGGTCCCGTCCAGACGTTCCTCCGGGTCACCCTGCCGATCGCCGCCCCCGGCATCGCGGCGGGCGCGCTGCTCGCCTTCGCGCTCTCCTTCGACGACTTCATCATCACCAACTTCAACGCCGGTTCGACCGTCACCTTCCCGATGTTCGTCTGGGGCTCCGCACAGCGCGGAACTCCCGTACAGATCAACGTCATCGGCACGGCCATGTTCGTCGTCGCCGTCCTCCTGGTGCTGGTCTCCATGGCCGTCGGCAACCGCCGCGGCCGGCAGAAGGCATAGAAAAACAGCCGCAGTCCCCTGTAGGGAGTTGAAATCATGGCCCCGAGCGCCATGAGCCGTTGGACGAAATCCCTCTCCGAGGCCCGGCCGGTCTCCTACTGGCTGGACGACCCCGGCAGGCCCGGGCCCGAGCCGGCGCTCACCGGCGCCGAGACCTGCGACCTGCTGGTCGTGGGCGGCGGATACAGCGGACTGTGGACCGCGCTGATCGCCAAGGAACGCGACCCCACGCGGGACGTCGTCCTGGTGGAGGGCCGCGAGGTGGGCTGGGCCGCCTCCGGCCGCAACGGCGGATTCTGCGCCGCCTCCCTCACCCACGGCCTGCCCAACGGACTTGCCCGCTGGCCGGACGAGATCCACACCCTGGAGCGGCTCGGCGCCCGCAATCTCGACGCCATCGAGGAGACGGTCGCCCGCCACTCCATCGACTGCGACTTCGAGCGCACCGGCGAGATCGACGTCGCCACCGAGCCGTACCAGGCCCGGGAACTCGAGAAGTGGTACGAGGAGATCCGGGTCAGGGGCCTGGCCGACGGCATCGAGTACCTGGACACCGGCGCCGTGCGGGAGCAGGTGGACTCCCCGACCTTCGAGGCCGGCCTCTTCGACCGCAGGGGCGTGGCAATGCTGCACCCCGCCAAGCTGGCCTGGGGCCTGAAGCGGGCCTGCCTCGACCTCGGCGTGCGCGTCCACGAGAACACCCCCGCCCTCACCCTGAGGCCGTACGGCGCCGGAATGGCCGTCCGCACCCCGTACGGGGCGATCCGCGCCCGCACCGTGGCGCTCGGCACCAACATCTTCCCCAGCCTGGTCAGACGGGTCCGCTCCTACACCGTCCCGGTGTACGACTACGCCCTGATGACCGAGCCGCTCACCGACGGGCAGCTCGCGTCGGTCGGCTGGAAGAACCGGCAGGGACTGGGGGACAGCGCCAACCAGTTCCACTACTTCCGGCTCTCCGCCGACAACCGGATCCTGTGGGGCGGCTACGACGCGGTCTATCCGTACGGCGGCCGGGTGCGCGCCGAGTACGACGACCGGCCGGAGACCTACGCCAAGCTCGCCGGGCACTTCTTCACCTGCTTCCCGCAACTGGAGGGCGTCCGCTTCACCCACGCCTGGGGCGGCGCGATCGACACCTGCTCCCGCTTCTCGGCGTTCTTCGGCACGGCACACGCCGGGAAGGTGGCGTACGCGGCGGGCTACACCGGGCTCGGCGTCGGCGCCACCCGCTTCGGCGCCGAGGTGATGCTGGACCTGCTGGCGGGGGAGCGGACCGAGCGCACGGAGCTGGAGATGGTGCGCCGGAAGCCGCTGCCGTTCCCGCCGGAGCCGTTCGCCTGGACCGGCATCACCCTCACCAAGTGGTCGCTGGCCAGGGCGGACGCGCAGGCCGGCCGGCGCAACCTGTGGCTGCGGACGATGGACAGGCTGGGCCTCGGCTTCGACAGCTGAGCCGGCCGGGCGGGGCCGCCGGGCGGTCAGCCGTTAGCGCCACCGGTGGCGGTCCCGGAGCCGTCGGGCACCCCGGCGGAGCTCCGGCGGCCGACCCGGCGGGCCGGCAGCCACACCCCGGTCAGCAGCACCGCGCCGAGGCACCAGCTGGCCGCCACGTCCAGCGGCCAGTGGTAGCCCCGGCGCACCAGCCCGAACGAGACGCCCAGCACCAGGACGCCGCAGAGCACGATCAGCCCGCGGCGCACGGCCGGCGACCGCAGCAGCGGTAGGAGCAGCAGCGTCGCCGCGCCGTACGCCACCACGGCGGTGGCGGTGTGGCCGGAGGGGTAGTAGCCGACCGCCGGGGGCACGGCCGGGGTGCCCGGACGGTCGGTCCACTCCTTCAGCGGCGCCACCACCGCGGGTACCAGGACCATCGCCGCGGCCCCGGCGGCGGGCGGCAGCCACCAGCGGTCCACGCCTGTGGCGCGTCCGCGCAGGGCGGCGTACGCCAGCGCGATCACCAGGACCGGCACGGCCACCTCGACGTTGCCGAGGTCGGCGAGCAGCTCGGAGGCGCGGTCGGGGTGGACCAGGGCCCGGCTCAGCCGCTCGTCGGCGCCCACCAGGGGACCGCCGGCGACGACCTGCCAGGTGATCAGTGCGAAGAGGAGGACGGGCGGTCCGAGCAGCAGCATGCTGCACAGCTTCGCAGGCGGGGGGCCGGCACATGCCGAAGGGCCAGTGCAAGGGGGGGTAGCACTGGCCCTTCTGAGAACGGCTTGCCGTGTGAGGTGCCCGGACGGCCGTCCTGACCGGAACGCCGCACGCCCCGGGGGGTTTGGGGCGGGCGACCGTCCGATCGTGAGGAGACCCGAAGCCTTCAGGCCCCGGTTCGTGTGCGCGAGGGCACGGCCAGGTCGAAGCTGGGGAGGCCTCGGCCCGATCCGCCCACAGTCCCCTGTGAGCGGGGTGTATCTCTCATCCGGGAAGAAACCTACGGCAGGGGGTGGCCCCGCGACAGGGCCAACGGGCTCCTGTCATCCACCTCGCACACCTTCTTCACACGGCCTCTGCGCCCGCCCCTTCCGGGCGGCTCACCTGCCTCGATGGAGGCTCAGATGCGCGCGAACGCCTGCTCGATGATGTCGAGTCCCTCGTGGAGCAGGTCCTCGCCGATCACCAGCGGCGGCAGGAAGCGCAGCACGTTGCCGTAGGTGCCACAGGTCAGGACCAGCAGGCCCTCCTGGTGACAGGCCTTGGCCAGCGCCGCGGTCGCCTCCGGGTTCGGCTCCTTGGTGTCGCGGTCCTTCACCAGCTCGATGGCGATCATCGCGCCCCGGCCGCGGACGTCGCCGACGATGTCGTGCTTCTCGGCGATCGCGGTCAGCCGGGCCTTCATGACGCCCTCGATCGCCTTGGCCCTGGCGTTGAGGTCCAGCTCCTTCATCGTCTCGATCGCGCCCAGCGCGCCCGCGCAGGCCACCGGGTTGCCGCCGTAGGTGCCGCCCAGGCCGCCGGAGTGGGCGGCGTCCATGATCTCCGCGCGGCCGGTGACGGCGGCCAGCGGCAGACCGCCCGCGATGCCCTTGGCGGTGGTGATCAGGTCCGGGACGATGCCCTCGTCCTCGCAGGCGAACCACTGGCCGGTGCGGCAGAAGCCGGACTGGATCTCGTCGGCGACGAAGACGATGCCGTTGTCCTTGGCGAACTCGCTGATCGCGGGCAGGAAGCCCTTGGCCGGCTCGATGAAGCCGCCCTCGCCGAGCACCGGCTCGATGATGATCGCGGCCACGTTCTCGGCGCCGACCTGCTTGGAGATCTGGTCGATGGCCTGCGCGGCGGCCTCCGGACCGGCGTTCTCCGGGCCGGTCGGCCAGCGGTAGCCGTAGGCGACCGGGACGCGGTACACCTCGGGCGCGAACGGGCCGAAGCCGTGCTTGTACGGCATGTTCTTCGCGGTCAGCGCCATCGTCAGGTTGGTGCGGCCGTGGTAACCGTGGTCGAACACGACGACCGCCTGCCGCTTGGTGTACGCACGGGCGATCTTGACGGCGTTCTCGACGGCCTCGGCGCCGCTGTTGAACAGCGCCGACTTCTTGGCGTGGTCGCCCGGCGTCAGCTCGGCGAGCGCCTCGGCGACAGCCACGTAACCCTCGTAGGGCGTGACCATGAAACAGGTGTGGGTGAAGTCGGCGAGCTGGGCGGAGGCGCGGCGCACGACCGCCTCGGCGGAGGCGCCGACGGAGGTCACGGCGATGCCCGAGCCGAAGTCGATCAGCCGGTTGCCGTCGACGTCCTCGATGATGCCGCCGCCCGCGCGGGCGGTGAACACGGGCAGTACGGAGCCCACGCCCTGCGCGACCGCCGCGGTGCGGCGGGCCTGCAGTTCCTGCGACTTCGGGCCGGGGATGGCGGTGACGACGCGGCGCTCCTGCGGAAGTGCGGTCATGCGGGGCTCCTGGGGGGTGTTTCGGACACGTGCGTTCTTTTCTCGCAGGCTAGGGCGGCCGGCGGGGGCTGGGCATGCTCCATGTGGGCGTTGTCCGGGTGCTCGGGTTGTCCGTGATGGACATAGCGGGGCGGGGCCCGGCCACCGTCCCGCGGGAGACCGCCCGGGGCGGCGGGGCGCCGGGGGAGGCGCGACTGCCCGCGGCCTCGCGCCGTGTAAGCGGTGGACTCCGCCTGTCGGGGCGTTAGATTGGCTCGCTGACGGTGGATGGAGCGGCTGCTCAGGGGGCAAGGGCGATGAACAGCGACGGTACCCAGGACGCGCGGGGCACGCACGCCGACCCCGTACCGCGGCCGGCCGGACCCCCGGACGTACCGACGACGCCTCCCCGGCCCGGCCACGCCCCGGGCGTGCCCCCCGTGCCCGGCCGTGCTCCCCGCCCCTCGTCCACCGCGGAATGGCTCGACGCGGACCGGCCCGCCGCCCGCCCCGGGATCTGGCGGTACGGCTACCAGCTGCCGAAGCCGGCCCCGGAACGGCTCGCGCCGGTGACGGTCGCCGGGATGCTCGTCCCGCTCGCCCTCGCGGCACTGGTCTGGTCGCTCTGGCAGCGCGGCATCACCTCGTACCAGATGGCGCCCCTGCGGCTGTTCACCCCGGAGGAGTGGTGGTGGGGCGGCACGGTCGCCTCGCCCAGGGTGTTCGAGGGGCGGGAGGTGCCGGCCCCGGGGGCGGAGGCCCTGGTGGTCTACGAAGGCGTCTCCTTCGCCGTGCTGGCCGTCGCGGTGGCCGTGCTCGGCAGCTGGCGGGCCATCGTCCGCCACTACGTGGTTCGCAGGCCGCAGCCCGCCCGCGCCCTGGTCGCCGCCGTCCTCGCGCTGGTCGCCCTCAGCTTCGTCTTCCCCGCAGCGTTCCCCGTCGTCGGATGGTCTCCGGTGCCGGTCGTCGATCCGCTGCTCTCCCTGACGGTGCTGATCACGGACAGCTACGACCTGATGGCGTCCTCCTTCTACACGAACACGCTGTACGCCGTCGTCACGCTGCTCGTGGTGTGGCCGTTCGCCCGGCTCGGCGGCTGGCTGCCGTACGCGAAGGAGCTGCTCGCCGCACGCGGCGGGAGCGCCGCCGCCGGTACCGCCGTGCCCGAACGCCCCCGCTCCCAGTGGCCCGGACTGCGCGACGCGGGCCAGCACGAGGCGGCCGACCTGCTCACCGCCGAGGTCGCCGGCGGCCGTATGAACGACGTCGACTGCACCCGTGTCGAGCACGCCTTCGCCGTCGCCCGGCGCGGCGGCGCACCGGCCGCCTTCCGCGACACCGTCCTGCGGGAGGCGGGCGCGGCCTGGACGCACCCGTCCGGCGCCCGGGACCTGCCGCGCCGCAGGGCCCGCCACGACCTGCTCGCCGGGCAGGTGCGGATCGGCGGCTGGGCGGCGGCCGAACGCGCCCCGGGGGCCTACCACGGCGCCGGGGCGGCCCTCGGGCCTGATGTGCTCGGCACCTCGCTGCTCGCCGTCGGACCCTCCGGATCCGGCAAGACCCGCACCCTCGTCGAGCCCGTGACGGAGTCCCTCGCGCTGCAGGCGCTCACCGGGCGCTGCGCCGTGGTCGCGGTCTCCGCCGCCGGGAGCCCGCTCGGCGCGGACGACGCCTTCGACGTGATCGTGCGCATAGGGGATCCGTCCTCGGTGCACGACCTCGACCCGTACGCCGAGTCCGACGACCCGGACGAGGCGGCCGCGATCCTCGCCGAGGCGCTGGCCGGCGACCTCGACACGGCCGGCGCGCGGGGCGCGGCGACCACGCTGGCGCAACTGCTCGCCCCGTTCCGGGCGGTGCACGGCCGCTTTCCCACCCTGCCGGAGCTGCGCGAGCTGCTGGAGGGCGAGGAAGGGGCGCTCACCGCACTGCGGGAGGCGCTGAGCGCGAGCGGGGACGACGTCATGCGCCGGGAACTCGACGCGCGCGCCCGGCAGACGGGCACGCCGGGCGACCCCGGCCGGACCCTCGCCGACCGGCTGGCCCTGCTCAACCGGCCGGTGTTCGCCGACTTCTTCGGCGGCGGCGGCCCCGGCCGGCCGTTCTCCCTGCGCGCGGTCGCCCACCACCCCCTGCGGGTGCGGATCGACCTGCCCGAGCGCGGCCACGAGGAGGCCGGACGGCTGATCACCCGGCTGGTCCTCGCCCAGTTCCTCGCCGTAGTCCGGGAGAGCCGGCGCGCGCACTTCGCCTGCCTGGTCCTGGACGACGCGACCGGCACGGTCACCGCGGAGTCGGTCCGGCGCATCCAGCGGCTGCGCTCGCAGAACGCGGGCGTGCTGCTGGCCCTGCGCACCGTCGCCGACGTCCCCGAGGCGCTGCACGGCCCGCTCTACGGAGCGGTGGGCTGCCGCATGGCGTTCTCCGGTGTCACCACCTGGGACGGCAACCGGTTCGCGCAGACCTGGGGCACCGAGTGGGTGGAGACGACGGAGGTCGCCAAGCACACGGTCTTCGCCGACCAGCCGATGACCCGCGCCCTGCACGCGCTGCGCAAGCTGGTGACGGGCCGGGCGGTGACGACGGACGCGGTGACGGTGCGGCAGGTCGAGCGGGAGCGCTGGTCCGCCTCCGAGCTGGCGCACTCGGTGCCGGCCGGGCACGCCGTGCTGTCGCTGACCGACGTCAAGGGCGAGCACGCGCCGCCGCTGCTGGTGGACCTGAGGGAGTGAGCGGTCCGGCCGGGACGGCCGGGCACCGTACAGTGAGGCAGAATCGACACAGGCCGTTCATACGCGGCGGCCAAAAGATCACCGAGTCCTCACCCGCCCGACGCAGACCCGGAGGGTCAAGGCCCCCATGCCCCCGACGCTCGCCTCGCTCGTCCACCACTCCGCGCTGAAACTGGCCGTGCGCGCGGGCGCGGACCGCCTCGACGTGCCGGTCCGCTGGGCGCACGCCAGTGAGCTCGCCGACCCCGTCCCCTACATGGAGGGCGGGGA carries:
- a CDS encoding ATP/GTP-binding protein; this encodes MNSDGTQDARGTHADPVPRPAGPPDVPTTPPRPGHAPGVPPVPGRAPRPSSTAEWLDADRPAARPGIWRYGYQLPKPAPERLAPVTVAGMLVPLALAALVWSLWQRGITSYQMAPLRLFTPEEWWWGGTVASPRVFEGREVPAPGAEALVVYEGVSFAVLAVAVAVLGSWRAIVRHYVVRRPQPARALVAAVLALVALSFVFPAAFPVVGWSPVPVVDPLLSLTVLITDSYDLMASSFYTNTLYAVVTLLVVWPFARLGGWLPYAKELLAARGGSAAAGTAVPERPRSQWPGLRDAGQHEAADLLTAEVAGGRMNDVDCTRVEHAFAVARRGGAPAAFRDTVLREAGAAWTHPSGARDLPRRRARHDLLAGQVRIGGWAAAERAPGAYHGAGAALGPDVLGTSLLAVGPSGSGKTRTLVEPVTESLALQALTGRCAVVAVSAAGSPLGADDAFDVIVRIGDPSSVHDLDPYAESDDPDEAAAILAEALAGDLDTAGARGAATTLAQLLAPFRAVHGRFPTLPELRELLEGEEGALTALREALSASGDDVMRRELDARARQTGTPGDPGRTLADRLALLNRPVFADFFGGGGPGRPFSLRAVAHHPLRVRIDLPERGHEEAGRLITRLVLAQFLAVVRESRRAHFACLVLDDATGTVTAESVRRIQRLRSQNAGVLLALRTVADVPEALHGPLYGAVGCRMAFSGVTTWDGNRFAQTWGTEWVETTEVAKHTVFADQPMTRALHALRKLVTGRAVTTDAVTVRQVERERWSASELAHSVPAGHAVLSLTDVKGEHAPPLLVDLRE